Proteins found in one Epinephelus fuscoguttatus linkage group LG4, E.fuscoguttatus.final_Chr_v1 genomic segment:
- the LOC125887563 gene encoding G1/S-specific cyclin-D1-like: protein MEPQLLCCEGDRPAIRRAYRDSNLLNDRVLHALLRAEDKYLPAPNYFKCVQREIAPYMRRIVATWMLEVCEEQKCEEEVFPLAMNYMDRFLSVEPTKKNHLQLLGAACMFLSSKLKETIPLTAEKLCIYTDNSITPTQLLQMELLVLNKLKWDLASVTPLDFIDHFLSQLPVRRENRPILRKHAQTFVALCATDVKFIASPPSMVAAGSMVAAVEGLQMRMVGNAMMSQKLMEHLAQTIRSDPDCLRSCQEQIESLLETSLRQAQQPQHSVTMETKNISEGQDLSTTPTDVRDINI from the exons ATGGAACCCCAGTTATTGTGCTGTGAGGGGGACAGGCCTGCCATCCGGAGGGCCTACCGGGACTCCAACCTGTTGAATGACCGGGTCCTGCACGCTCTGTTGCGGGCAGAAGACAAGTACCTCCCCGCTCCCAACTACTTCAAATGCGTCCAGAGAGAAATAGCTCCGTACATGAGGAGGATAGTGGCTACCTGGATGTTGGAG GTGTGTGAGGAACAGAAGTGTGAGGAGGAGGTTTTCCCTCTGGCTATGAACTACATGGACCGCTTCCTGTCAGTGGAACCCACCAAGAAGAACCACCTGCAGTTACTGGGAGCTGCCTGTATGTTCCTGTCATCCAAACTGAAGGAAACAATCCCACTCACTGCTGAGAAACTCTGCATCTACACAGACAACTCTATCACACCAACCCAGCTGCTG CAAATGGAGTTGTTGGTTTTGAACAAGCTGAAGTGGGACCTGGCTTCAGTAACCCCTCTGGACTTCATTGACCACTTTTTGTCTCAGCTGCCTGTCAGGAGAGAGAACAGGCCCATCCTCAGGAAGCACGCTCAGACCTTTGTGGCTCTGTGTGCCACAG ATGTTAAATTTATTGCTAGCCCTCCGTCGATGGTGGCAGCAGGCAGCATGGTGGCAGCAGTGGAGGGTCTACAGATGAGAATGGTGGGCAATGCCATGATGTCTCAGAAACTGATGGAGCACCTGGCACAGACCATCAGGAGTGACCCG GACTGTCTCAGGTCTTGTCAGGAGCAAATCGAGTCACTGCTGGAAACCAGTCTCAGACAGGCACAACAACCGCAACACTCAGTTACCATGGAAACTAAGAACATCAGTGAGGGGCAGGACCTCTCAACTACACCCACAGATGTCCGGGACATAAACATCTGA